One segment of Ziziphus jujuba cultivar Dongzao chromosome 12, ASM3175591v1 DNA contains the following:
- the LOC125418491 gene encoding LEAF RUST 10 DISEASE-RESISTANCE LOCUS RECEPTOR-LIKE PROTEIN KINASE-like 1.2 produces the protein MAMCWLTSNTVNFHAHLAATISNIPKMNQNLFILTFLLFLANQHFVAAVDQYYIDCSVAASTCSDNQTIRFPFYLRNQQKPYCGYPGFEVSCDEFGHSILNLSINDPYIVRQISYENRSLIVSNAAISHDPTPNCIPALQNISFPNERFELPKQNQVFLLGNCHPPRVPEKCGDGKVVVVPVKDYDSGDDESVGMRQVLSRGFDLTWKTDDCSSCQRSGGLQELGLQL, from the exons ATGGCCATGTGCTGGTTGACTTCTAACACAGTGAATTTCCATGCTCATCTTGCAGCCACAATTTCCAATATCCCAAAAATGAATCAAAACTTgttcatcctcactttcctcCTATTCTTAGCAAACCAGCACTTCGTAGCAGCTGTAGATCAATACTACATAGATTGCAGCGTGGCCGCCAGTACTTGCTCTGATAACCAAACGATAAGGTTCCCGTTTTACCTTCGAAACCAACAAAAACCCTACTGTGGGTACCCTGGTTTCGAGGTCTCTTGCGATGAATTTGGCCACTCAATTCTCAATCTCTCCATTAACGACCCCTACATCGTCCGCCAAATCTCCTATGAGAACCGTTCTCTTATCGTCTCAAACGCCGCAATTTCACACGATCCAACACCCAATTGCATTCCTGCTCTCCAAAATATATCCTTTCCCAATGAAAGATTCGAGCTGCCAAAACAAAACCAAGTCTTTTTGCTCGGCAATTGCCACCCACCTAGAGTTCCAGA GAAGTGCGGAGATGGGAAAGTTGTGGTGGTGCCGGTGAAAGATTACGATAGCGGCGATGATGAGAGTGTTGGAATGAGACAAGTTTTGAGCAGAGGATTCGACCTCACATGGAAAACCGACGACTGTAGCAGTTGCCAGAGGAGTGGAGGG TTGCAGGAATTGGGGCTCCAACTGTGA
- the LOC125418574 gene encoding LEAF RUST 10 DISEASE-RESISTANCE LOCUS RECEPTOR-LIKE PROTEIN KINASE-like 2.4: protein MTNSFKEKLGQGGYGDVYKGKLRDDSLVVVKVLNDSKGNGEEFINEVASISRTSHVNIVSLLGFCFEGRKRALIYQFMPNGSLEKFIFNNNHSLGWDTVFQISLGIARGLEYLHRGCKTRILHFDIKPHNILLDEHSSPKISDFGLAGVCNRKESTISMLDARGTIGYIAPEVFCREFGGVSHKSDVYSYGMLVL, encoded by the coding sequence ATGACCAACTCCTTCAAAGAAAAATTAGGCCAAGGGGGCTATGGTGATGTATACAAAGGAAAATTACGTGATGACAGTCTTGTTGTAGTAAAGGTGTTGAATGATTCAAAAGGTAATGGAGAAGAATTTATCAACGAGGTGGCAAGCATTAGCAGAACTTCCCATGTCAACATTGTTTCTCTGTTAGGTTTCTGTTTTGAAGGTCGAAAAAGAGCTCTCATCTATCAGTTCATGCCTAATGGATctcttgaaaaatttatattcaacaATAATCATTCTTTGGGATGGGATACAGTGTTTCAAATTTCGCTTGGCATTGCTCGAGGGCTTGAATATTTGCATCGTGGTTGTAAAACCCGAATTCTGCATTTTGACATAAAGCCACATAATATTCTTCTTGATGAACACTCCTCACCAAAAATCTCTGATTTTGGTCTTGCTGGAGTATGTAACAGAAAGGAGAGTACCATATCAATGCTAGATGCAAGAGGGACTATTGGATACATTGCTCCAGAAGTATTTTGTAGAGAATTTGGAGGGGTTTCACACAAGTCTGATGTGTATAGCTATGGAATGCTGGTTTTGTAA